Proteins from a genomic interval of Chroococcidiopsis thermalis PCC 7203:
- a CDS encoding Fe(3+) ABC transporter substrate-binding protein: MSKMTRRTFLGASAGAAATVTIGTWGLGVSAQTGGNRVVNLYSARHYDADSEIYQAFADATGIQVNLIEGEADPLIERIRSEGANSPADVLVTVDAGRLWRAEQAGLFQPVKSALLTKAIPKNLRHPDGLWFGFSKRARVIMYDKTKVKPAELSTYEDLTNPKWRGQILVRPSNNVYNQSLVGSILAANGESKTEAWVRGLVANFARPAQGNDVGQIQACAAGVGSLAICNTYYLARIAASDKPADRAVAEKIGVFFPNQKGRGTHVNISGGGLVKTSPNKENAIKFLEFLASSRAQEIFAKSNHEYPVVAGVAVDPILASYGKFKEDSLNAAVFGRNGATALQIMDRAGWK; encoded by the coding sequence ATGAGCAAGATGACTCGTCGCACCTTTTTGGGTGCTAGTGCTGGTGCTGCGGCAACTGTGACAATCGGGACGTGGGGGCTGGGAGTGTCAGCCCAAACAGGTGGTAATCGAGTAGTCAATCTCTATTCAGCACGTCATTACGATGCAGATAGTGAAATCTATCAAGCTTTTGCAGATGCCACGGGAATTCAGGTGAACCTAATTGAAGGCGAAGCCGATCCGCTGATCGAGCGGATTAGAAGTGAGGGAGCCAATAGTCCAGCAGATGTTTTGGTGACGGTTGATGCAGGGCGTTTGTGGCGGGCAGAACAAGCAGGGCTGTTTCAACCTGTCAAATCGGCGCTCTTGACCAAGGCTATTCCCAAAAACCTGCGTCATCCCGATGGTCTGTGGTTTGGCTTCTCGAAGCGGGCGCGGGTGATTATGTATGACAAAACTAAGGTAAAACCAGCAGAGCTGTCCACATACGAAGACTTGACAAACCCAAAATGGCGCGGTCAAATTTTAGTACGACCATCCAATAATGTTTACAACCAATCCTTAGTAGGTTCGATTTTAGCGGCTAATGGTGAGTCCAAAACGGAAGCTTGGGTACGGGGGCTAGTAGCAAACTTTGCTCGTCCAGCTCAAGGCAACGATGTCGGACAAATTCAAGCCTGCGCTGCTGGGGTGGGGAGCTTAGCAATTTGCAATACCTATTACCTAGCACGAATTGCAGCTTCCGATAAACCTGCCGATCGCGCCGTTGCTGAAAAAATTGGCGTGTTTTTCCCCAACCAAAAGGGTCGCGGCACTCACGTCAATATTAGCGGTGGTGGATTGGTCAAGACCTCTCCCAATAAAGAAAACGCAATTAAATTCCTCGAATTTCTGGCAAGTTCTCGCGCTCAGGAAATTTTTGCCAAAAGTAATCACGAATATCCAGTCGTAGCAGGTGTAGCAGTCGATCCGATTTTGGCAAGCTACGGAAAATTTAAGGAAGATTCGCTCAATGCGGCTGTGTTTGGTCGCAATGGTGCAACAGCTCTACAAATTATGGATCGAGCTGGGTGGAAATAA
- a CDS encoding AAA-like domain-containing protein gives MNFDQALEITNKVVFAQWGRHLSDVETAILIGAWQSQTYEQTAEAAGYSVSYLTRDVGPKFWKLLSKALGENVSKTNFRAALERQWRESMHESQGQKGREVQSASISPKPDFLEFPDGPVPLDSLFYIERPPIEELAYTQISKPGSLLRLKAPRQMGKTSLMHRILAHAKQQGFHTVLLSLQRADNSIFTSLDKFLRWLCANVSRQLNLEPRLDDYWDEDIGSKVSCSIYFQEFLLAEIDSPMVLALDEVNRIFEYHEISSDFLPLLRSWYEDASELEIWKKLRLVVVHATEAYIPLDINQSPFNVGLPIKLPEFSLAQAQELAVRHRLDWSKSEEGVKNLALLLAMVGGHPYLIRIALYHLARQEVSLNQLLQTAPTVSGVYSDRLRGYLANLQEHPELATAFKRVVTSNEPVQLEAIAAYKLESMGLVKLEGNLATPSCELYRLYFREQLG, from the coding sequence ATGAACTTTGACCAAGCACTTGAAATAACCAACAAAGTTGTGTTTGCCCAGTGGGGTAGGCATCTGAGTGACGTGGAAACTGCTATTCTCATAGGTGCTTGGCAAAGTCAGACCTACGAGCAGACGGCTGAGGCTGCGGGTTATTCTGTCAGTTACTTGACACGCGATGTCGGTCCCAAATTCTGGAAGCTCTTGAGCAAAGCTTTAGGAGAAAATGTCAGTAAAACTAACTTTCGCGCTGCCTTAGAGCGTCAGTGGCGCGAGTCGATGCATGAATCTCAGGGACAAAAAGGAAGAGAGGTGCAAAGTGCATCTATTAGCCCCAAGCCTGACTTTTTGGAATTTCCTGACGGACCAGTACCGCTTGATTCTCTGTTTTACATTGAGCGTCCGCCGATTGAAGAACTTGCCTATACCCAAATTAGCAAACCTGGAAGCTTACTGCGACTTAAAGCTCCCAGGCAGATGGGAAAAACATCCTTGATGCATAGAATTTTGGCTCATGCTAAACAGCAGGGGTTCCACACCGTGCTGTTAAGCTTGCAACGGGCAGACAATAGCATTTTCACGTCCTTAGATAAATTCTTACGCTGGTTGTGTGCGAATGTTAGTCGTCAGTTGAATTTAGAGCCGAGGCTGGATGACTATTGGGATGAGGATATTGGCAGTAAAGTTAGCTGCTCGATATATTTCCAAGAATTTTTACTGGCAGAGATTGACTCTCCAATGGTTTTGGCTTTGGATGAAGTCAATCGAATTTTCGAGTATCATGAAATCTCTAGCGATTTCCTGCCACTGCTGCGCTCCTGGTATGAAGATGCCTCGGAATTAGAAATCTGGAAAAAACTCCGACTGGTGGTAGTTCATGCTACGGAAGCTTATATTCCTTTAGATATCAATCAATCTCCTTTTAACGTGGGATTGCCAATTAAATTACCAGAATTTAGTTTGGCGCAAGCGCAGGAGTTGGCAGTACGTCATCGTCTGGATTGGAGTAAGAGCGAGGAGGGGGTGAAAAATCTAGCTCTCTTGCTAGCAATGGTGGGGGGACATCCCTATCTGATCCGCATTGCGCTCTATCATTTGGCACGCCAGGAGGTGAGTCTAAACCAACTCCTACAAACTGCTCCTACAGTTTCTGGAGTCTATAGCGATCGCTTACGGGGTTACCTGGCTAATCTCCAAGAGCATCCCGAACTAGCGACAGCATTCAAGCGAGTCGTAACATCCAATGAACCCGTGCAATTAGAAGCGATCGCTGCCTATAAATTAGAAAGTATGGGGCTAGTCAAGCTGGAGGGAAATTTGGCAACGCCAAGCTGTGAGTTGTATCGATTGTATTTCCGCGAGCAATTAGGCTAA
- a CDS encoding histidine phosphatase family protein, protein MNLGKVKIWVGVGAYVLSGAVAIAATDRAVEAAAERAIEIPDRASVMQIAQGGEGGEGGEGGEGSTPAKPSTTTPSQGGEGGEGGEGGEGGSPAKPPTTFTPRQGGEGSTPAKPPATTPSQGGEGGEGGEAGTSFKDKLSGKQLLNALQNGGYVIYFRHAQTEKDYADQVSAKMGDCSTQRMLSEVGWQQSRTIGQAFEALKIPVGQVYSSEYCRAWQTADIAFGRTEKRAALNFPPAEDYTEAQKAQMRTAVMPFLTTTPADGTNTVVVGHDDVFDAATGIYPEPQGVAYIVKPDGKGKFEIVANMLPEEWAKMAQ, encoded by the coding sequence ATGAACTTAGGTAAGGTAAAAATCTGGGTAGGTGTGGGTGCTTACGTTCTTTCAGGCGCGGTAGCGATCGCGGCAACCGATCGTGCCGTAGAAGCAGCTGCGGAAAGGGCGATCGAAATACCCGATCGCGCTTCAGTAATGCAGATAGCCCAAGGTGGCGAAGGTGGCGAAGGTGGCGAAGGTGGCGAAGGTAGTACCCCTGCCAAGCCTTCTACAACTACCCCTAGCCAGGGTGGTGAAGGCGGTGAAGGTGGCGAAGGCGGTGAAGGTGGTAGTCCTGCCAAGCCCCCCACTACTTTTACTCCCAGACAGGGTGGTGAAGGTAGTACCCCTGCCAAGCCTCCTGCTACTACCCCTAGCCAGGGTGGTGAAGGTGGTGAAGGCGGCGAAGCAGGAACATCATTCAAAGATAAGCTCAGTGGTAAGCAACTGTTAAATGCCTTGCAGAATGGTGGATATGTCATTTACTTCCGACATGCCCAAACTGAAAAGGATTATGCCGACCAAGTGTCTGCAAAAATGGGAGATTGTTCGACTCAGCGGATGCTAAGTGAAGTTGGCTGGCAGCAGTCGCGAACCATCGGTCAAGCCTTTGAAGCGTTGAAGATTCCTGTAGGTCAAGTTTACTCTAGCGAGTATTGCCGTGCGTGGCAGACAGCAGATATTGCGTTTGGTCGCACTGAAAAGAGAGCAGCCTTAAATTTTCCACCTGCTGAAGATTACACCGAAGCCCAGAAAGCCCAGATGCGGACTGCGGTGATGCCATTCCTCACGACTACGCCTGCTGACGGAACCAATACGGTAGTTGTGGGTCACGACGACGTGTTTGATGCAGCAACAGGAATTTATCCAGAGCCTCAAGGTGTCGCATACATTGTGAAGCCAGATGGCAAGGGGAAGTTTGAGATTGTTGCTAATATGTTGCCTGAAGAATGGGCAAAAATGGCACAATAA
- a CDS encoding Fe2+-dependent dioxygenase: MILCIGNILNPTELETTIAKLEMAEFVDGKATAGWHARQVKHNTQLPQGSPALAIVRDIIDAALQRHALFQMAVRPYIVRPVTISRYDIGMSYGTHIDNALMYDPLMRSDVSMTIFLSDPTTYEGGELIIESTQGEVAFKLPAGSAIVYPSSTLHRVEAVTQGVRLAAVTWIQSLVRDPQQREILFDLDTARQTLFEASGKTPVFDLISKSHANLLRQWTEF, translated from the coding sequence ATGATTCTGTGTATTGGCAATATTCTTAACCCTACAGAGCTAGAAACGACGATCGCCAAACTGGAGATGGCTGAGTTCGTGGACGGTAAAGCTACAGCTGGCTGGCACGCCCGCCAGGTCAAACACAATACCCAACTCCCCCAGGGATCGCCAGCACTGGCGATCGTGCGAGATATCATCGATGCAGCTTTACAGCGGCACGCCTTATTCCAAATGGCGGTGCGTCCCTATATCGTTCGTCCGGTAACTATCAGTCGCTACGATATCGGCATGTCTTACGGCACTCATATTGATAATGCGCTGATGTACGATCCTTTAATGCGATCGGACGTATCAATGACAATATTTCTCAGTGACCCCACCACTTACGAAGGGGGAGAACTGATAATAGAGAGTACCCAGGGAGAGGTAGCATTTAAGTTGCCGGCGGGGTCGGCGATCGTTTATCCTTCATCAACGTTGCACCGCGTGGAAGCCGTGACTCAAGGCGTGCGCCTAGCAGCAGTAACTTGGATTCAAAGTTTGGTACGCGATCCTCAGCAGCGAGAAATTTTGTTCGATCTCGATACGGCACGTCAAACGCTGTTTGAAGCCTCCGGCAAAACGCCCGTATTCGATTTAATTTCTAAAAGCCATGCCAATCTTTTGCGCCAGTGGACGGAGTTTTGA